In Patescibacteria group bacterium, the sequence ACCATTCCTTCGGCAATCATATCGCCGCCATATAGAAAAGGCCTCATCTTCAAAAGCAATTCCTCTTTCGCATATAATGCCCCTGCGCCAAATGGCGCGAGCATTTTATGGAAAGACCAAACAAGGAAGTCCACACCCAGCTCATTTACATTAATATATGTATTGGGAACGACCTGGGCGCCATCAATCAAAAGATAGGATCTCTTATCTCCATTTGGCTGGATATAGCCGCTTGAGTCGGCGATATTTTTTATTTCTTTAATCGGGTTTATTGTTCCTAAAAAATTTGACGCTCCGCTGCAGCAGACTATTTTTGTTCTCTGATCTACCAGGGATTTTAGATGATTTAGATCAAGCTCTCCATTCTCTTTATCAAATTTAACAATTCTATATTCCACGTTAATACCGAATTTCGGCAATATTTCTTGGCATAATCCATACCATGGGACATAATTTGAATTATGTTCCATGAATGTCGTGACTATGTTATCTCCATCTTTAAATTCAGTCAGCAAGGAGTACATAACCGAATTAATCGCCTCAGTGGCGTTTCTGTATAAAATAATATTTTTTCGTGAAGAAGCGCCAATAAACTGGGCAATTGTATCATAAGAGGATTCAAACTCTTCAGTAGTTAAGACCGAAGAATGCGATTGGCCCCGATGGACATTGTCATATTGAATGACAAGTTTTTTTAAAAATTCTAATAATTGAACAGGAACTTGCGTACTCGCCGCAT encodes:
- a CDS encoding aminotransferase class V-fold PLP-dependent enzyme produces the protein MIDTKKIRKFFPAIKAGRILSNNAASTQVPVQLLEFLKKLVIQYDNVHRGQSHSSVLTTEEFESSYDTIAQFIGASSRKNIILYRNATEAINSVMYSLLTEFKDGDNIVTTFMEHNSNYVPWYGLCQEILPKFGINVEYRIVKFDKENGELDLNHLKSLVDQRTKIVCCSGASNFLGTINPIKEIKNIADSSGYIQPNGDKRSYLLIDGAQVVPNTYINVNELGVDFLVWSFHKMLAPFGAGALYAKEELLLKMRPFLYGGDMIAEGMVSPEKVGYNSLPWKFTAGTPNILGTILSAQALRLLMDFSLNPGRQKYFMTDKKLERADVKKAMDNIEAHEKILIGEALKILGEMPSLNIYGPKSATKRTALVAFTCKNKSPFEIADKLSGLGVESRAGCHCATLAHKFYGLNPPASCRLSFYIYNDIEDVRKACLAVKKCI